One genomic segment of Gimesia sp. includes these proteins:
- a CDS encoding EutN/CcmL family microcompartment protein — protein sequence MKIAEVIGKVTLSRKHPSLDGARWIIGIPLKSDELNTNKKKKTEPFVIYDELGASPGSLIAVSEGAEAAAPFNPDTKPIDAYVSAILDQVEVY from the coding sequence ATGAAAATCGCAGAAGTCATCGGCAAAGTGACACTGTCACGCAAGCATCCGAGTCTGGACGGCGCGCGGTGGATTATCGGGATTCCCTTAAAGAGCGACGAACTGAACACAAACAAGAAAAAGAAAACGGAACCGTTTGTGATCTACGATGAGTTGGGTGCTTCACCTGGCAGCCTGATTGCTGTCAGTGAAGGAGCGGAAGCAGCGGCTCCCTTTAATCCCGATACCAAACCGATCGACGCCTATGTGTCGGCCATCCTGGATCAGGTTGAAGTTTACTAA
- a CDS encoding EutN/CcmL family microcompartment protein, with amino-acid sequence MLTGRVIGRATATAKHPSLAGWRLLLVQTLDIDGNADGFPELVIDQLGCGKHDLVLLTSDGAAVREMVGADNTPIRWATMGVLDEDQVITRKKK; translated from the coding sequence ATGTTGACAGGCAGAGTCATCGGACGGGCAACCGCCACGGCAAAGCATCCCAGTCTGGCAGGCTGGCGACTGCTGCTCGTCCAGACACTGGATATTGATGGCAACGCAGATGGATTTCCTGAACTGGTCATCGATCAACTCGGATGCGGCAAACACGATCTGGTGCTGTTGACATCAGACGGGGCTGCCGTCCGGGAAATGGTGGGGGCCGACAATACCCCCATCCGCTGGGCCACCATGGGGGTGCTCGATGAAGATCAGGTGATTACGAGGAAAAAGAAATAA
- a CDS encoding aldehyde dehydrogenase EutE, with translation MQATEEAIRSVVQEVLSQLNNRGGYGSAPAGSDGDWGVFNSVDQAVAAATAGQQQLLKATLEDRAKALEIVRQICDTQAEELGRMELEETKIGRLDHKIEKLHLIKSIPGMEFLKTEAVSGDNGISLTEYAPFGVIGAITPVTHSLPTLACNFINMVAAGNTLVVNPHPSGAKIACEGVRRFNQAIYQATGLQNLVTIVGNPTLETADEIFNHRGIPLLVVTGGPGVARAALAAKKRAIVAGPGNPPVVVDETADLDNAAKSIIIGAAYDNNLLCIGEKEVFAVDSIFDQLMSAMGRHGGFQLNAQQVAQLTSLAFAPPKEPGGHAMLNRDMIGKDAAVLAGMIGVNVPAGTQLLYGETDTNNPFVPEEQMMPFVPFVRCRNADHGIELAKEFEHGFRHTSMIHSRNIETITKMGRVMDTTLFVQNGPCGAALGNGGEGYGSFSIATPTGEGVTNPLTFTRFRRSTTVGHLRII, from the coding sequence ATGCAGGCGACAGAAGAAGCCATTCGCAGTGTCGTTCAGGAAGTGTTATCGCAGCTCAATAACCGGGGTGGCTATGGTTCCGCACCCGCCGGCAGCGATGGCGACTGGGGCGTGTTCAACAGTGTTGACCAGGCGGTTGCCGCTGCCACCGCAGGTCAGCAGCAGTTGCTCAAGGCCACTCTGGAAGACCGGGCCAAGGCACTCGAAATCGTGCGGCAGATCTGCGATACCCAGGCGGAAGAACTGGGCCGCATGGAACTCGAAGAGACCAAAATCGGTCGCCTCGATCACAAAATCGAAAAACTGCATCTGATCAAAAGCATTCCCGGCATGGAATTCCTCAAGACCGAAGCCGTCTCCGGGGACAACGGGATCAGCCTTACCGAATACGCCCCCTTCGGCGTCATCGGTGCCATTACTCCTGTAACACACTCCCTGCCGACTCTGGCCTGTAACTTCATCAACATGGTCGCCGCCGGCAACACGCTGGTCGTCAACCCGCACCCCAGCGGAGCGAAAATCGCCTGTGAAGGGGTGCGTCGCTTCAACCAGGCCATCTACCAGGCGACCGGTCTGCAGAACCTGGTGACCATCGTCGGTAACCCGACCCTGGAAACCGCCGACGAAATCTTCAATCACCGCGGCATTCCGTTGCTCGTTGTGACCGGGGGACCGGGCGTTGCCCGTGCTGCTCTGGCCGCCAAGAAACGGGCCATCGTCGCCGGACCGGGGAATCCTCCCGTGGTCGTCGATGAAACCGCAGATCTCGACAACGCCGCCAAATCGATCATTATCGGGGCGGCCTACGATAACAACCTGCTCTGTATCGGCGAAAAAGAAGTCTTCGCCGTCGACAGTATCTTCGACCAGCTGATGTCAGCTATGGGACGTCATGGCGGATTCCAGCTGAACGCTCAGCAGGTCGCACAACTCACATCGCTGGCCTTCGCTCCTCCCAAAGAACCGGGCGGACATGCTATGCTCAACCGCGACATGATCGGCAAAGACGCCGCCGTGCTCGCCGGGATGATCGGCGTCAATGTGCCGGCCGGAACTCAGTTACTTTACGGTGAAACCGATACGAACAACCCCTTCGTGCCTGAAGAGCAGATGATGCCCTTCGTGCCTTTCGTTCGCTGTCGCAACGCCGATCATGGAATCGAGCTGGCCAAAGAATTCGAACACGGATTCCGGCACACCAGCATGATTCACTCACGCAATATTGAAACCATTACCAAAATGGGTCGCGTCATGGACACCACTCTGTTTGTGCAGAATGGTCCCTGTGGAGCTGCCCTGGGCAACGGTGGTGAAGGCTACGGTTCCTTCAGTATCGCGACACCCACCGGGGAAGGGGTCACCAACCCGCTGACCTTCACCCGCTTCCGTCGTTCCACCACCGTCGGACATTTACGAATTATCTAA
- a CDS encoding EutN/CcmL family microcompartment protein, whose product MFVGRITGSVVSSQKVEAMVGQKLLIVEPLRVNEKDQSDLTPTGRSFIVVDTVGAGQGEVVLCVQGSSARFTPETKKLPIDAAIIGIVDQVHIGNREIFNSKD is encoded by the coding sequence ATGTTTGTAGGACGTATCACCGGAAGCGTCGTTTCGTCTCAGAAAGTCGAAGCGATGGTCGGTCAGAAACTGTTGATTGTCGAACCGTTGCGCGTCAATGAAAAAGACCAGAGTGATCTGACTCCCACCGGACGGTCGTTTATCGTCGTCGATACCGTGGGGGCAGGGCAGGGTGAGGTCGTGCTGTGTGTGCAGGGGTCATCAGCCCGCTTCACACCGGAAACCAAAAAACTGCCCATCGATGCAGCCATCATCGGCATCGTCGATCAGGTACACATTGGCAACCGGGAGATTTTTAACTCGAAGGACTGA
- a CDS encoding acetate/propionate family kinase: protein MKVLVANLGSTSFKYRLFDMPAEVQLARGGIDRIGGEQSHCVVEIGEHREEHEQNVPDHAAAVNLCLSQLTNPEWGCLESADEVAGIGFKAVFAGNMSGVRLVEETLLTKMEALSDIAPAHNPPYARAMRQLRQAFPDIPLVAALETAFHETIPPENRTYAIPFQWDEEYEVKRWGFHGASHRYIGSRMAELTGKDDLKVISCHLGGSSSLCAMHGGVSKANSLGMSPQTGLPHNNRVGDFDPFALPVLQKATGKSLEELLEDLSSKGGLLGMSGLSGDCRDLEEAAANGHERAQLALGVFHSAIRHYLGGYMTVLGGVDAIVFTGGIGENSVSLREKVCSNLEWAGIRLDAERNQNASEESQIQADDSNVQIWVVPTNEEIVVARQTVETIEGRA, encoded by the coding sequence ATGAAAGTACTAGTTGCCAATTTAGGTTCCACCAGTTTCAAGTATCGCCTGTTTGATATGCCCGCAGAAGTGCAGCTCGCACGCGGGGGCATCGATCGGATCGGCGGCGAACAGTCGCACTGCGTCGTTGAAATTGGTGAGCATCGGGAAGAGCACGAACAGAACGTGCCCGACCATGCAGCCGCCGTCAACCTATGTCTGTCTCAGTTGACCAACCCCGAATGGGGTTGTCTCGAGTCAGCCGACGAAGTTGCCGGTATTGGTTTCAAAGCGGTCTTTGCCGGAAACATGAGTGGCGTACGCCTGGTAGAAGAAACCCTGCTGACCAAAATGGAGGCCCTGTCCGACATCGCGCCGGCTCACAATCCTCCGTATGCCCGGGCCATGCGACAACTGCGTCAGGCATTCCCTGATATCCCGCTGGTTGCCGCACTCGAAACCGCCTTCCATGAAACCATCCCGCCGGAAAATCGTACCTACGCCATCCCGTTCCAATGGGACGAAGAGTACGAAGTCAAACGCTGGGGGTTCCATGGTGCCAGTCACCGGTATATCGGCTCACGTATGGCCGAGCTCACCGGTAAAGACGATCTGAAGGTGATTTCCTGCCACCTGGGAGGCAGCAGTTCTCTCTGTGCCATGCACGGAGGTGTCTCTAAAGCCAACAGTCTGGGTATGAGCCCTCAGACAGGATTGCCCCACAACAACCGTGTGGGTGATTTTGATCCGTTTGCTCTGCCGGTTCTGCAGAAGGCCACCGGAAAATCTCTGGAGGAACTTCTGGAAGACCTGTCGAGTAAGGGTGGTCTTTTGGGGATGAGCGGATTGAGTGGCGACTGTCGCGATCTGGAAGAAGCGGCCGCCAACGGACACGAGCGGGCTCAACTGGCCCTGGGCGTGTTCCACTCAGCCATCCGGCATTACCTGGGAGGTTACATGACGGTTCTGGGCGGCGTGGATGCGATTGTTTTCACGGGTGGAATCGGTGAGAACAGTGTCAGCCTGCGAGAAAAGGTCTGCAGCAATCTGGAATGGGCGGGAATTCGACTGGATGCGGAACGCAATCAGAATGCGTCCGAGGAATCACAGATCCAGGCGGATGACAGTAACGTGCAGATCTGGGTCGTGCCTACCAATGAGGAGATTGTCGTAGCACGGCAGACAGTAGAAACCATCGAAGGGCGTGCGTAA
- a CDS encoding BMC domain-containing protein, with the protein MSSEAIGLIETKGLVAQIEASDAMLKAANVTLVDQIQIGGAYITTVIQGDIGSVRAAVDAGAAAASQIGELVGAHVIARPSESLMANFI; encoded by the coding sequence ATGAGTTCCGAAGCAATTGGTCTGATTGAAACAAAAGGTCTGGTCGCTCAAATCGAAGCTTCCGACGCCATGCTGAAAGCTGCCAACGTGACTCTGGTTGACCAGATTCAGATTGGTGGTGCCTACATTACCACCGTGATCCAGGGTGATATCGGATCGGTTCGTGCTGCTGTTGACGCTGGTGCTGCTGCCGCTTCTCAGATCGGAGAACTGGTTGGCGCTCACGTGATCGCACGCCCCTCCGAAAGCCTGATGGCAAACTTTATCTAA
- a CDS encoding BMC domain-containing protein: protein MAKAMEALGMVETKGLISLIEAADAMLKAANVQMIGWEKVGSGLVTAFVVGDVAAVKAAIDAGAAAASKVGEVVSVQVIPRPHEELANVLPGKTAAAKK from the coding sequence ATGGCGAAAGCAATGGAAGCCCTGGGAATGGTGGAAACAAAAGGGCTGATCAGCCTGATTGAAGCCGCCGATGCAATGCTCAAAGCAGCCAACGTACAGATGATTGGCTGGGAAAAAGTCGGTAGCGGTCTGGTAACCGCATTTGTTGTCGGCGACGTCGCTGCTGTGAAAGCTGCCATCGATGCCGGTGCTGCTGCTGCCAGCAAAGTAGGCGAAGTTGTCAGCGTACAGGTTATTCCTCGTCCGCACGAAGAACTGGCTAATGTACTGCCCGGTAAAACTGCCGCTGCCAAAAAGTAA
- a CDS encoding phosphate propanoyltransferase, with translation MTQLKNSISRSQVEQLVRQALSQQLPGTSAPGLQTAPNPLVVNISARHVHLSQEHLEVLFGKGSELEVQKDLYQDGYFAATQTVAIVGPRRRMIPNVRVLGPCRGDTQVELAYTDSISLGLDLPVRISGDIKGTPGCVLMGPQGVVELDFGVIRAARHVHMSPADCAYYGCANGDSLHLRVDSPGCTTVLEDVVVRENPDVKLEVHIDTDEGNAVDLDHATSVKLFVPESCKCKHS, from the coding sequence ATGACACAACTGAAAAATTCCATCTCTCGCTCGCAGGTTGAACAACTGGTTCGTCAGGCTTTATCTCAACAACTCCCGGGCACATCAGCTCCGGGACTGCAGACGGCCCCGAACCCCCTGGTTGTGAATATCTCAGCACGACACGTGCATCTCTCTCAGGAACACCTGGAAGTCCTGTTCGGCAAAGGCTCTGAACTCGAAGTCCAGAAAGACCTCTACCAGGATGGCTACTTCGCCGCCACTCAGACCGTGGCGATTGTCGGCCCCCGCCGCCGGATGATCCCCAACGTTCGCGTTCTGGGACCTTGCCGTGGCGATACTCAGGTCGAACTGGCCTACACCGATTCCATCTCGCTCGGACTGGATCTGCCCGTCCGCATCAGTGGCGACATCAAAGGCACACCTGGTTGTGTGCTGATGGGACCCCAGGGAGTCGTCGAACTCGATTTCGGCGTGATCCGGGCTGCCCGTCACGTTCACATGTCACCCGCTGACTGTGCTTACTACGGTTGTGCCAACGGCGACAGCCTGCACCTGCGGGTCGATTCCCCCGGCTGCACGACGGTCCTCGAAGATGTGGTCGTACGCGAAAACCCGGACGTCAAACTGGAAGTCCACATCGATACCGACGAAGGCAACGCCGTCGACCTCGATCATGCGACTTCGGTCAAACTCTTCGTCCCGGAATCCTGTAAATGCAAACACAGCTGA
- a CDS encoding DeoR/GlpR family DNA-binding transcription regulator, with protein MSMLLDERRESILKIVENKGFVSLVDLMDSVGASESTIRRDLEYLDGIGQIRRTRGGAAYVGESLATFEDRSFMSSRQKRLVAQAVADLIAPGEAVLMDGGTTTLEVARQLAGKELQVVTNSLPIANLLVNQPKVDLMLIGGFLFPKTGVALGKTAVESLKSVHVRRLIISVGGITEDGLYNSNMLLVETEQQMFAAAEEVIVVTDSTKFGHSALAYLCPLADVDHIVVDDGITEEWQQVLRDAGIKLTIVET; from the coding sequence ATGTCAATGTTACTTGACGAAAGACGGGAAAGCATCCTAAAGATTGTCGAAAACAAGGGGTTTGTCTCCCTTGTGGATTTGATGGATTCTGTCGGTGCCTCGGAATCTACGATTCGGAGGGATTTGGAGTATCTTGACGGAATCGGTCAGATTCGTCGCACTCGTGGTGGCGCTGCTTACGTGGGAGAGTCCTTAGCTACTTTTGAAGATCGGTCTTTTATGTCGTCCAGGCAAAAAAGGCTGGTTGCTCAAGCTGTGGCTGATCTGATTGCTCCCGGAGAGGCTGTGCTGATGGATGGAGGCACAACCACTCTCGAAGTCGCTCGTCAACTGGCGGGCAAAGAACTACAGGTCGTCACCAATTCACTGCCGATCGCCAATCTGCTGGTCAACCAGCCCAAGGTCGATCTGATGTTGATCGGAGGCTTCCTGTTTCCCAAAACCGGCGTTGCCTTGGGGAAGACTGCTGTGGAATCGCTGAAAAGCGTCCATGTGCGTCGCCTCATTATCAGCGTCGGCGGAATCACGGAAGACGGGCTGTACAACAGCAACATGTTACTGGTGGAAACGGAGCAGCAGATGTTTGCCGCTGCAGAAGAAGTGATCGTGGTGACTGACAGTACCAAATTCGGGCATTCGGCTCTGGCCTACCTCTGCCCGCTGGCGGACGTCGATCACATCGTCGTGGACGACGGGATCACGGAAGAGTGGCAGCAGGTACTCCGCGATGCCGGCATCAAACTCACGATTGTCGAAACCTGA
- a CDS encoding TolC family protein, whose protein sequence is MKVKSSIAVSLLTCTLCGCAAGPASYLARKSETPAAEKQEASYTLSLDEETAPTPETQQAAETKLVAHEEPVELPLSEIAAPLPPEPDHTTAFPANSCSLVELEALAQAHNPTLIQAQAQVDAARGAAYQAGLKPNPVMGYKADQIGIEGTPGELQGGFVSQEIVTGGKLKLSRAKWTQQMCIAETNLQAQCTRVLNDVQIHYYRTLAAQQLLAVQKQLLANAEDNLQTHKEMLNLGQTNQAGLLQAEVDLQKARLNLQTAENDLEQEWRKLVAMVGVPELACTTLVGSLEPQSELLDWNMVLNQLLESSPEIVAAWERVQHDEITVEREKVQPIPNVLLNVDFGHNYETDNSVAGVSVGLPIPIFDRNQGTVDQALADLNQSRANVKRLELSLMSRLSHTYRDYRTSRQHVEAYRDRMLPKAKQAYEITHDSYYKRRAPWLDVLMAQKMYLNLQQDYIQSQLQNQETEVAIRGMLLTGGLNIPPAPMGGGHIDAVPKPR, encoded by the coding sequence GTGAAAGTCAAATCTTCGATAGCCGTTTCACTGCTCACGTGCACGCTCTGCGGTTGCGCTGCAGGTCCCGCCTCCTACCTGGCCCGGAAGTCTGAAACTCCCGCAGCTGAAAAACAGGAGGCGTCGTACACACTTTCCCTGGACGAAGAGACCGCGCCCACCCCAGAGACGCAGCAGGCTGCTGAGACAAAACTGGTGGCTCATGAAGAACCGGTGGAGCTGCCCCTCTCTGAGATCGCTGCGCCCCTGCCCCCCGAACCCGATCACACGACAGCGTTCCCCGCGAATTCCTGCTCTCTCGTGGAACTCGAAGCACTGGCCCAGGCACACAACCCGACCCTGATTCAAGCCCAGGCTCAGGTGGATGCTGCCCGGGGTGCCGCCTACCAGGCCGGCCTCAAACCAAATCCGGTGATGGGTTATAAAGCGGACCAGATCGGCATCGAAGGAACCCCCGGCGAGTTGCAGGGTGGGTTTGTCTCACAGGAGATCGTGACCGGTGGCAAGCTGAAGCTGAGTCGCGCCAAGTGGACGCAGCAGATGTGTATCGCTGAAACGAACCTGCAGGCACAATGCACGCGGGTACTCAACGATGTGCAGATCCATTACTACCGGACCCTCGCAGCGCAGCAGTTACTGGCGGTACAGAAGCAGTTGCTGGCGAATGCGGAAGATAACCTGCAGACCCATAAGGAGATGCTCAACCTGGGGCAGACCAATCAGGCGGGACTACTCCAGGCCGAGGTGGATCTGCAAAAGGCGCGTCTCAACCTGCAGACTGCAGAGAACGATCTGGAGCAGGAATGGCGTAAGCTGGTAGCGATGGTGGGTGTCCCCGAACTCGCATGCACGACCCTGGTTGGTTCGCTGGAACCGCAGAGCGAACTGCTGGACTGGAATATGGTGCTCAATCAACTGCTGGAAAGCAGCCCGGAGATTGTGGCTGCCTGGGAACGGGTGCAGCATGATGAGATCACCGTAGAACGGGAAAAGGTCCAGCCGATTCCGAATGTCCTGTTGAATGTGGACTTTGGTCACAACTATGAAACGGACAACTCGGTGGCGGGCGTGTCGGTCGGGCTGCCCATTCCGATCTTTGACCGGAACCAGGGGACGGTGGATCAGGCGCTGGCCGACCTGAATCAGTCGCGGGCCAATGTGAAAAGGTTAGAACTCTCGCTGATGAGCCGACTTTCGCACACTTATCGCGATTACCGGACCTCCCGTCAGCATGTGGAAGCTTACCGGGACCGCATGCTGCCTAAGGCGAAACAGGCTTACGAAATTACGCACGACAGTTATTACAAACGCCGGGCTCCGTGGCTGGACGTGCTGATGGCGCAAAAGATGTATTTGAACCTGCAGCAGGATTACATCCAGAGTCAGCTGCAGAACCAGGAAACCGAAGTGGCGATTCGCGGAATGCTGTTGACGGGCGGACTGAATATTCCGCCGGCCCCCATGGGTGGTGGACACATCGACGCGGTGCCCAAGCCCCGCTAA
- a CDS encoding multicopper oxidase domain-containing protein → MMTTPHDRRNFLAQGAAATAGLFATRSVLGQQNDSFATTEQQNTDQNDDGYPRLHPGLGGPIGSATDRGKLVPGLGKTGEPPVGITAPDLKTTSGKVIDGVREFHLHAMPVRREVLPGIWMDAYGYNGEFPGPALEMYQGERVRIVFKNDLPEATTLHSHGLELPIYMDGIPAVTQPLVKPGQTFVYEYDVHQEGSYFLHPHVAMQEAIGMVVPFIIHPKVAYEPVVDRDFVLMTQQFSMMPNASIPNTTSMDWNFLTINGRCGPYTTPLVCKLGERVRIRFLNFSTLHQHPMHLHGHTFWVTGTEGGRIPESAWIPGNTVIVGVAQARDVEFIANNPGDWVLHCHMFHHMMNHMVTQVGPIVREKWNDAEEIVPGFPQMMSSAKLTKEDIHKLTSRRETQGMREGWYHGVHGLFTVMRVLPPDLYDKVMHTNEPIPPFSSTPKGPPPGSQSL, encoded by the coding sequence ATGATGACAACTCCCCACGATCGCAGAAATTTTCTGGCACAGGGTGCGGCAGCAACCGCAGGTCTGTTCGCGACCCGTTCGGTACTGGGCCAGCAGAACGACTCATTCGCGACGACCGAACAGCAGAATACGGATCAGAACGACGATGGGTACCCCCGCCTGCATCCGGGGCTGGGTGGTCCGATCGGCAGCGCGACCGACCGGGGTAAACTGGTTCCGGGACTGGGGAAGACCGGCGAGCCTCCCGTGGGAATTACCGCACCGGACCTGAAGACCACCAGCGGTAAAGTCATCGACGGGGTTCGCGAGTTTCATCTGCACGCGATGCCCGTCCGTCGCGAAGTCCTGCCGGGAATCTGGATGGATGCATACGGTTACAACGGGGAGTTCCCCGGACCAGCTCTGGAAATGTACCAGGGAGAGCGGGTACGGATTGTGTTCAAAAACGATCTCCCTGAAGCCACGACGCTGCACTCACACGGGCTGGAACTGCCGATCTACATGGACGGGATTCCTGCCGTCACACAACCCCTGGTCAAACCGGGGCAGACGTTCGTGTATGAATACGACGTGCACCAGGAAGGGAGTTATTTTCTGCATCCGCACGTTGCGATGCAGGAGGCGATCGGAATGGTGGTCCCCTTCATCATTCATCCCAAGGTGGCGTACGAACCGGTTGTGGATCGGGATTTCGTATTGATGACACAGCAGTTCTCAATGATGCCGAACGCCAGCATTCCCAACACGACTTCGATGGACTGGAACTTCCTGACCATCAATGGCCGCTGCGGCCCTTATACGACGCCGCTGGTCTGCAAACTGGGCGAGCGGGTACGAATCCGTTTTCTGAATTTCAGTACGCTGCATCAGCACCCGATGCACCTGCATGGGCACACGTTCTGGGTGACGGGAACAGAGGGGGGCCGCATTCCGGAGTCGGCGTGGATTCCGGGTAACACCGTGATTGTCGGCGTGGCCCAGGCGCGGGATGTGGAATTCATCGCCAACAACCCGGGTGACTGGGTGCTGCACTGCCACATGTTCCATCACATGATGAACCATATGGTGACCCAGGTCGGACCGATTGTGCGCGAGAAGTGGAACGACGCGGAGGAAATTGTTCCCGGCTTTCCACAGATGATGTCGAGTGCGAAACTGACGAAGGAAGACATTCACAAACTGACCAGTCGCCGTGAAACGCAGGGGATGCGAGAGGGCTGGTATCATGGCGTGCATGGTCTGTTTACCGTCATGCGGGTGCTGCCCCCGGATCTATACGACAAGGTCATGCACACCAATGAGCCCATTCCGCCTTTCTCGAGCACGCCCAAGGGGCCGCCGCCGGGGAGTCAGTCGCTTTAA
- the purN gene encoding phosphoribosylglycinamide formyltransferase, producing the protein MTSPVLNRPLKLAVLISGGGTTLTNFLEQKAAGQLDIEVPLVIASRPGCGGIAKAEAAGLNCEVIARRDFENIEAFSHAIFERCRACEVDLVTLAGFLSLIHIPEDYLYRVMNIHPALIPSFCGHGYYGHKVHEAVVSRGVKVSGCTVHFADNEYDHGPIIAQSAVPVKGTDSPDDVAARVFEAECDLYPEVLRLYAAGKIKVVERRTVIAD; encoded by the coding sequence ATGACTTCACCTGTCCTGAACCGTCCCCTGAAACTGGCCGTCCTGATTTCTGGTGGCGGCACCACCCTGACCAACTTCCTGGAACAGAAAGCCGCCGGCCAGCTCGATATTGAGGTTCCCCTGGTAATTGCCAGTCGTCCCGGTTGTGGCGGGATTGCCAAAGCGGAAGCCGCCGGCCTCAACTGCGAAGTCATTGCCCGTCGGGATTTTGAGAACATCGAAGCCTTTAGCCATGCGATCTTTGAACGGTGTCGCGCCTGCGAAGTCGACCTGGTGACGCTTGCCGGTTTTCTCTCGCTGATTCACATCCCCGAGGATTATCTGTACCGCGTAATGAATATCCATCCCGCGCTGATTCCCTCTTTCTGCGGGCACGGCTATTACGGCCACAAAGTGCATGAAGCGGTCGTTTCACGCGGCGTAAAGGTCAGCGGTTGTACGGTGCACTTTGCCGACAACGAATACGACCACGGTCCCATCATCGCCCAGTCCGCAGTCCCCGTGAAAGGGACTGACTCGCCCGACGATGTCGCCGCCCGGGTCTTTGAAGCCGAATGCGACCTTTATCCCGAAGTGCTGCGCCTCTATGCTGCCGGTAAAATCAAAGTCGTCGAGCGTCGTACTGTCATCGCAGATTAA